The Daucus carota subsp. sativus chromosome 7, DH1 v3.0, whole genome shotgun sequence genome window below encodes:
- the LOC108195423 gene encoding transcription factor PRE3, with the protein MSSRRSSRSRQSSGGASRITDEQINDLVSKLQQLLPEINRNTRRSDKVSSARVLQETCNYIRSLHREVDDLSERLSELLANTDTTQAALIRSLLMQ; encoded by the exons ATGTCTAGCAGGAGATCTTCTCGCTCAAGACAGTCATCCGGTGGAGCTTCCAGGATCACCGATGAGCAAATCAACGATCTCGTCTCCAAGTTGCAGCAGCTCCTTCCGGAGATCAACCGCAACACCAGGCGCTCTGACAAG GTATCATCGGCTAGGGTATTGCAGGAGACCTGCAACTACATAAGAAGCCTTCACAGGGAAGTTGATGACCTCAGCGAGAGGCTGTCGGAGTTGCTGGCCAACACTGACACCACTCAAGCTGCCTTGATTCGGAGCCTGCTCATGCAATAG